The Zootoca vivipara chromosome 5, rZooViv1.1, whole genome shotgun sequence genome includes the window TCGGGGAAATGTCTGGGAAATGTCTGGCAGAGCTTTcttgctgatttccccccccccaaaaaaaaagctcgaAAGcatcaatttgtgtgtgtgtgtgtgtgtgtgtgtgattttgctttttaaaaaagcaacatttgTGTCTAGATTTTcgctttttgaaatgtggcaaccctaggcaggtgcctttgctgtCCTCTTTTCagagcctgctaaaaacattttcattcagacaagcctatccagacatgcgaAGTGTGTCTTAATCTGGTCTTAAGTTTATTGCGGGTTTTAAttatttctgaatgttttaaatactcGATTAACCGCTTTTACGGACAATTTTATGgctttattctttttgcaaaccactttgaagttTTACCGCAGTCGGGCGATATATAaatgttgtaaaataaaatatacgtAGCAGCTTTCTGCTCATTGCTTCTCGTGGGCAATAGGAAGTGGTGAAAGTCAGGAAAAAGGCCAGTAATGGCTTATGGAAACATTTTTGTATTCAAAGCAATCAGTGCTGTGCCACGTCACACAACTTCACTTCCGCTTAGGATTTCCAAGTTCAAATCCAGAGCTCATGGATACATTTTAAGCAGCTCTCCAGCAGCAAATGGGATGCAAGCCCCTCAGCTGCCTTCCCCTTCTGCCTACTGTGAAGCAAAACAGGTCCTGTGAGAGGGAAGAGCTAACGAAAGGACTACTGCCATTGCCATGAAATTTATCACCAATGCATAgtacagccatccccaaactgtggccctccagatgttttggcctacaattcccatgatccctagctaacaggaccagtggtcagggaagatgggaattgtagtccaaaacatctagagagccgatgtttggggatgcctggcatagtacttcaaaagacacacacataGCCTCCCAGAAGCAATTCTGCTTTCACTATAAATGGCTTGGTATCATTAATGCAAATGCAATAGCACAAATATTTTCATACTAGCGCCCGTGCTCTTGAAAGGACACAGAGGAGGAGAACCAGATACGTATATGTGTCTGTTTGCCCCGAATACTAAGTCTGTTAAGGAGAAATAAATCAAGACGGGATGGGgtgaggaaggggagggaaacGTTTTGATACTTACGCCTGTTAGCAATTGCTTTTCTCTGCTTGTAAATGAGGAGCAGAATTAGGGGAAGGCACAGAATGCCCACAATGCAGGCCCCTGTTGCAAGTGCAGCTGCTGTGACATCTGAAAAAGAGCAAGGAAACAGGGAGAGTCACATCATCAAGCAAGCAGAAAGATTATTCTCATTGCTGGAGGCTATTGGGTGTGAATTTGGTGGTTTAGATATGAGGCCAAAATGCCCTGAATAGAAAAACAATTCCTTTATAGTAAAAGTTTTGGTGCCTTTgccccaaataataatattcctgtGTAACAAAGTAGATTTTCATTATTTCAGAAATGTGGTGCTCCATCAAAATTTAGTTGAATGTCCCTTAACAATTTTACAAGGCTGTAATCATTACAAGGCTGTAATcatggggcgcgggtggcgctgtgggttaaaccacagagcctggggattgccgatcagaaggtcggtggttcgaatccctgtgacggggtgagctcctgctgtttggtcccagctcctgcccacctagcagtttgaaagcacgttaaagtgcaaatagataaataggtactgctccagtgggaaggtatacggtgtttctgtgtgctgctctggtttgccagaagcagctttgtcatgctggccacatgacctggaagctgtacgctggctccctcggccaataacacgagcgccgcaacccgagtctgtcttgactggacctaatggtcaggggtccctttacctttaatcattaTTCAGTTGAAAAGAAATGTCTCAAGCATTTGAGAAAGATAACAAATGCAGTTGTATATAAACCTAGGACAATTATATTATTGCCTACTGGGTTCTTCATATAGTTGCACTGCTTTCTGCCAGACTGAAATCTTATAGAGGTGTGGTTACTCCTGACATGGAGATGAAGTCTCCCACCAAGCCCCTGTGCTGCATTTTGAAGTGAGAGAACAAATATTTAACATATATAAGATACCAATAATGCCTTAGGCACTGCCTCCGAGGGCTTGCAGTCTACAATAAATCCGTACGGGGCAAGGAAATGTTGGGTTGGGGCAGGCAAATAAACTAGGCAGTTGAGTTGGGGCAGGCAAATAAACTTGGGTttattgggttgggttgggttggggcagGCAAATAAACTAGGCAGGGTTGGGGAGAGTTAGGGAAAAGTTAGTGAAGGTTTGTGGTGTTGCTAAAGATATGAATCTTAAGATAAGCAGGAAACCACCGGATTAATAGTGCACAGGAAGCTACTTCACATGCATGGAAGCAATAAATCAGATGAGGCCTATAAAGAATGGAGGAGATAATGGCTAATATGGGGGATTAGGAAAGATGGTCAAGTTGAGCCTGTAAGGAGACAGGTAatgagataataaataaatataaataaataaaaacccaccaaataaataaacagaaacagaatatgTAATCTGCTCTCATTTAAAGAAAACGATTTGTCTTGTTGCAAAGGTAGCCTTACTTTCAGTCTCTATGCTGGCAGCAGAATGAAGCGTGCAGTTTGGGAAAGTAGCATTTGctgtaaaataaaagaaatagttGTTAGTTTCTTGGAAAGTCAGTTCTCATGCAGTCTTTAGAAAAAGGGACGAACATAATGTGCTGGTTTGGGTGTGAATGAACATAGCGCCCTGGTTCACTTTCACCTCCTCCCCCATGTGGCCACGAGGAGGAGTTAGGAAGTTTTCCCTTCCGATAAACGTCCAATCAGAGTTTATGAAACTGGCTTGTTTTCACTAACAGTAGTTAAGATACAGTTTGGGGTTCCGATGACATGCTTTGCTAAACTGATTAAtctaaagcaaaatataaaaaaaagcttttaatatTCCCCTCACAGCTAtggtggaggagaggaaagagaagagagcatGAGTCTAGGGGAGGCTAGGCTCATTCTTGTAACATTGAACTGTGagttagcattatgtctgaataGCCAGTCGCTACACGACGGACAAATCCCAAAGTCTTGGGACGCTTCCTAATTTTTTATTGGTTTAAaatgattatacagtggtaccttggtttgcgaccacaatccatTCCGCAGAGGCAGTTGcttgccgaaggcatgcttctgcgcatgcatgaagcaccgatagagcacttctgcgtgctgctcagatcgcatctgcgcatccggcgccgcggaacccagatgtaaaaacttccgggtctgcggcagtCGCTCGCCGAAGCAGTTGCTCGttgaggtaggcgtaaaccaagTTTAACTGTATATGATTCTCTTATTATAACTTCAAAGCATGCATAAGGTTGCAACCCAATTCTTAAAAATAGGGGGGGCTTTTAAAATTCACTTCGTGCTCTGTTTTTAAGCATGCTGCTACTAGGGTGACTTTTTCATCTTCCTGAGCATGATCTTTTTAGCCTATCAGGAATCATGGGTTATGATGATGTCGCACTATGTAGGTAATCAGTTAGTTGTGTGATAACATCACTAGGCCAGTTAAGGCAGTGTGGTCAATGTTTCTTGGATCAACATTGCACTCACTCTGAATGGACAAGCCTATCTATGGAGCAACATCTGAAAAACCATCAGATAATGAAATTTTCATCACtatcagtgtgtttgtgtgtgtgtgtgtgtgtgtgtgtgtgtgtatagtgttCCTAGTTTGGCTCAGTTTTAAGCTTTCTCTTTTGATTACCCCCCGCAATGGTAGTCTACAGTTTTTGATTGTTAGGATGGCATTCAACTAAGCTTTCAAAAttgaaattacagtggtacctcgggttaagaacttaattcattctggaggtccgttcttaacctgaaactgttcttaacctgaggtgccactttagctaatggggcctcccgctgccgccgcgccatttctgttctcatcctgaggtaaagttcttaatccgaggtactatttctgggttagtggagtctgtaacctgaagcgtctgtaacctgaggtaccactgtattgaacatAACTAAGCACTTTAGGCTTgagggaagggatgtagctccgTGATAAGAGTATCTtctttgcttgcaaaaggtcccaggttcaaatctccagcatctccaggttagggctccctggagagctgctgccattcggtgtagacaatagtgaactagatgggccagtgatgTGACTCAGCATAATGCAGTTTCTTATGTCAGTTAAGTCCATTAAGGGACTTTCTCTTGGTTGAATACCACCACCCTTAGTGTAGGACCATCCATGCCAATAGGTTTGTATGTGTGATTCTAGGAGAGTATGAACAGGAGAAAATATGGCTTTAGCTATATCTGCTTTGTGTACAAAGTTCACCTGCCTTTTTGTATCCGAAGTTCCATGAAACCATGAGCCTGTTGCTTGGCATGTGCTTTGTTGTGCTCCTTTTCAGCCTCTACCACGTAGCAGCAGTAGTTCCCACTGTCCTTGAGAGTAAGGTTTGTCATGGTGACATAAAACGTCCCGTGGTGATCCGAGGAGAATTCCAAACCATGGTGGCTCACACGCTGCCCATTGTGCTTCTCTGATTCATGATGCAGCTCCTTTGCTGAGACATTGCGGACATGTTTTTTCTGGGAGCAGCTCTGGTCTCCCTGGTTGCTGAAGTACCAAAATTTGTAAATGGAGTCATGTTGTGATGCAAGAGACCCACTGAGCTTGCAAGTCAAGGTGACCTTCTGACCCTCAGGGCAGATATAGAGCGCATAAGGAGTGGTGATTTTAAAGGTTGTTGACTGTGCTGCAGGGAGAAAGCAGAATGTTAGAGAAGCATGCGAGAGATTCAACTTAGTACGTCAAGTACAGAGAGGCATTATTGTTTCCATTACACAAGAGAGTAAAATGTGGCTCACAAAGTTGCACTGAATACCATTCTGGTAAACGAAGCAGGGGCTTCTGGTGCAAATGAAACTGTACCTTtattaaagtaaaaataaataaatgatcacaGAATATTTTTATTGGTGGTCACCTTTATGTGCAACAGCACCAACAGGAGCCTATAACCTGATATATTTCTGATGCCACAAACTGCTGTAAAGTTAACTGTTACATTTCACTGGAATCAATTAAACATGaaccaagaagaggaggaggagaagctgtgaGCCAGAGTGTTTTGTAGAGACTGGACCATTTCTACTTGAGGACATTCAGAGTATGagtgcaggggcataggaagataggggcggtggggtcAGTGTGCCCCGAGCgacgccatcgccgctgcccaaACGCACCCCGCCCCTACGTGCAGTGCCCCCCGCCACAAAACGCACGCCACGTCACTGCGCACAGCGTGCCCCGctcccagaacgtgcgccacgtcactgggggcagcgcgcctgctctccgcccctggtgatGGAGCATGAAGGTCCGCTGCTGTGTGAGTGTCTTAAGACATGCTTGCTGATATTTGTGTCTACCTTCACCCATGTTCCTAAATAGAGccactttcccttttaaaaaaaaggaacagctGTAGTTCTTGGCCTCACCTCACCCCTCAAGGCCAAATTTGCTAAAAAATTCATTTAAATGAGTTTTAGAAACAGTTAAGGCTCAGACttcttaaatttttttaaaaaatcatctggAGGGATCACCGCAGAGAAACGTTTGCTATTGAGTAGTTCACAGAACCTTGATAAACTGCGGTTCTTAATGTGGAATTGATTTGGATTGTTTAGAAGGGTTGTCAGTTCCTGCAGGGATAAAAAAAACAGCTGCATATTTCCATGTTAATTCATTTAAGTGTATGCAGATTTAGGATTGCCTGTTGACTCATATTTTTGCCATCTGAGATGCGGTGGGCGGACAAACAGCGATGGCTCAGTTCTGTACTTGGGACAGCCAGAATAAAAGCTGCATTCAGGTCAGCTGCAATATTTGGATACATCTGTCACCCCAAAGTGGTATATTGGTGCAATTTGCCTTAGAAGTACCGGTAGTTCAATGAAGCATGCATACAGCAAGGCTATTTAACACAGGGGTGAGCGGATCTGACCCTCCAGGCCTGTCTGTCTGATACCCTCTCAAACATACCCAttttccccagaccacacccaTAGCCATCCCTATTTGGCACcttcctcaagtgtttttgcctggctggaatctcaACTTTGATAATGTCTCTAGTTTGCTTGGATGGAGAAGAGAATAACAggtgtttgttgttgctgtttttgggaTCCGTGTGTCTCAAGAGACTAGTGCAACAAACATTGTTCTACCTACTTTTACCTCTCGCCTTGCCCACCAAGAGAATGTAGCCCGCAAAAGGCGCGGTTGTGGTTGCTGGCTCTGATAAAGCTTCCCTGCCCCCTGATTTAATGTGTTCCATCCCTTTTGTAAccaccaacattttaaaaaaacaaacaaactgctttgttttgttgttattctGTGTGATTAAGTAATTTTTAGCTTTTTAAATCTGAAGAGTATTAACAAAATATGTTTTCATTAACTGCAGCAACATCCTGTTTGGGGTTTTTATGGCTAGAGCTTTAAGGTGTGTGCAGGTTGTTGTTTAAGTTTCATATCTTGCCTCTCCCAGTGGCAGAGTAATTCTGCAGTTCACCAAGCGCTTCCTGCAGCAGGAGGAAGCCATGCAGCACTAAGTCATTGaagagggttggggaggggggaatggcatGAAGAGGCAAACCTCTTCTTGCAGCCCCCTTCTCACCTTGTGCTGGGTTTTTGTCTACTTCCTTCAAATCTCCCCAACAGTGTAGGAGACTATTGGAGAAATTTGGGGGAGCACAGCAAAAAGAGGCTCAAGACTTACTAGATTCCGCTCCCCCTTCAGCAATGTGATTGGATCCCTGGGTGCTTTATATTGAAATTTacaggtgccagagctcaccacgaacctctcccttgttctcttcaaatggcaatggtgcccacctgagaggtgccgtaGCTGAGCCCCTGTGAGCTCCAGATGAAGGGGGGGGAAGACCCTGGCCAGGACGGATGAATTTCCTTAATTTGCAGAAAGCTCTAAACTTTGTTCTCACTATTACAGATccacttaaaaagaagaagatgaaactGCAGTTTAATCTTATAGGCTAACTTGGGGAGCAGGGAGTGATTGAGGAGAGAGGGTGGGCAACCCACTCTCGTGATGTTTTCTGTCAAACTCCACCCACTGGCATGGACAGCAAGCAATGGAATAGTAATGAATACGCTGCCTTTAAAAAGAGAGTGTGTGAACTTGATGATTAAATCATTGAACAATTAACCATAAATGAGGGTACAAAGGTCTTGGGTGAAACCATGCCTCCTTCCAACCACCTCTGAGTT containing:
- the VSIR gene encoding V-type immunoglobulin domain-containing suppressor of T-cell activation — its product is MDQEARKRRVPPPLLLLTLALALPRAQSTTFKITTPYALYICPEGQKVTLTCKLSGSLASQHDSIYKFWYFSNQGDQSCSQKKHVRNVSAKELHHESEKHNGQRVSHHGLEFSSDHHGTFYVTMTNLTLKDSGNYCCYVVEAEKEHNKAHAKQQAHGFMELRIQKANATFPNCTLHSAASIETENVTAAALATGACIVGILCLPLILLLIYKQRKAIANRRAHELVRMESNTHGIENPVFDDIPTINLEPKARPQLSYMASRQQSESGRHLLSEPNTPLSPPVPGDCFFPTLEPVPDSPNTTNA